The Microcystis panniformis FACHB-1757 region TAAAAACCGGCTTAACCCTAGTGATTTCTCCCCTGGTTGCCCTAATGGAAAATCAGGTGGAGGAATTATTAGCCAAAAAACTACCCGTTGCCCTGATTCATAACGAAATCCCCCGACAACAGAGAAAGAAAACCTTAGCAGCGATCGCAGATCAAACCCTGCGACTTCTCTATCTTTCCCCAGAAACCCTCTTAAGTCCGCCCCTCTGGTCAAAATTAACCCTTCCCCACGTTAAAATTAACGCTCTCATCCTCGACGAGGCCCATTGTTTAACCCAGTGGGGCGATAATTTTCGTCCTGCCTACCGTCGTCTCGGTGCCGTCCGTCCCGCTCTTCTGCAATCAAAACCGGCCGGCAGCCAAATAGCGATCGCTGCTTTTACCGCCACCGCTAACCCCGCCACCCGTGAGACTCTCACCTGCGTCTTACAACTAGAAAAACCGCAGCTTTTCTTAATAAATCCTTACCGTCAAAACCTTGACTTAAGCACCAAAATATGTATTAGCCCCGGTTGTCGTCGTCATCAACTATTAAACTTCCTCACCGGTCAACCTCGACAATCCGGCCTGATCTATACTCGTTCCCGTCGCCATAGTGAAAATTTAGCGGCATGGTTGCAATCTCTCCACTATCGCACCAGTGCCTATCATGCCGGTTTATCGCCCTTTCAGCGTCGGGAAATAGAACAAAATTGGCTGCGGGGGGATTTAACTTTTGTTGTCTGTACCTCAGCTTTTGGCATGGGTATCAATAAACCCGATGTGCGTTGGGTTGTCCACTACCAACCCCCGGCTTTACTATCGGAATACCTACAGGAAATCGGCCGCGGTGGTCGCGATGGGGGTAAAATGCAGGCTCTCACCTTAATTAGTGAACCGACGGGATGGTTAGATAATAGCGATAAAAACCAGCAAAAATTCTTTAACTCCCAACAGGAACGCCAATACCGACAAGCTTGGCAAATTTTAGCCCAAATTCCCCTAGAGGGCAAATTAGAGGCGATTAGTGCCGAATTTCCCGATGGTGCGCTCATTCTCTCCCTTTTACACAGTCTTGATCGCCTAGAATGGCTCGATCCTTTTCATTATCGGCTTATTTATCGCCATAATTCCGCCAAGATGACTTTTAAACCCAGAAATGAGATATTTCCCTACCTCTATACCCGTCGCTGTCGTTGGCACTTTCTCTTAAATGCCTTTGGTTTTCAGGAAAATGCCGATAATTTTCGCTGTGGTCATTGTGATAATTGTCGTCGCAATCGACCTCTGGTAAGCTAGGGAGCGCCAGAGCAGGGAGAGCAGAGCTTTTGTACTAAATTTTCCTGTCTTTTTTCCCCTCCTGTCTGGGATTCTCCTCACTTAAGGTCAGATTTTTGATTTTTGCAGGAGATCTATAGCGGTTTTCACAGAAGTTAGTCCCGATTGAATCTATCAAGGGATTTACCGTACCTTACCCGAAATAATAGTGAAATTTTGTGACAAAGTGCAGGCAGATACAAGAATCTTTGCTAGATTCCTAGAAGGATTCTGTGATAAGTTTCCTTAAAAGGAGATTGTTTGCAGTAAGCTAATCTGGCTAACACGCTTTTGAAAGTTGCGATATTGGTTTATGCAAAGAAAGTACATATACCCAGTTCTTGGTCTTTTTGTTGGTGCTATCGTCAATGTCATTTTCAATTTGATTGCAGCGGCTATTCAGCAACGAACTATTGGTGAAAAATTTAATGATCAAATGATTTTATGGATGATCGCATTCGCGGTTTTTGGTCTGTTAATTGGGTATTGGCTAAGTCTCAAGACAGGAAATACAAACGCTTCAGAGCAGAAAGGTGGCATCAAAGCTAAAGGTATAAGAAGCCGAAAAGGGCGATTTGTGGCAGATGAGAGAACTGGACAAGGTATTGATGCAGAAGATATTAGAGCCAGAGGTGACATCTCACTTACAAGCTCAAATAGCCATTTCAATCAGCCCCCCACAAATAAAAGCGGTTCATCAGAAGCAGGAGTGATAGACGCAAGAGCATTGAGCGCTGGTGGTAACATAGCAATCTTCAATGGCTCAGTACCATTAGGAGAGCAACTTGAGTATTTCCGAAATCAGCTAAATATTTCATCTCCACAGTTAAATGATTATGCTACAGCCGAGTTTCGATCATATTGGGATATGTGGAGAATACTTCAGCTATTACGTTTGGCTGGAAATGATTTGTGGAAACAAGCAACTCATGAGAATGTTTTGACTTTTT contains the following coding sequences:
- a CDS encoding RecQ family ATP-dependent DNA helicase, whose translation is MSSQDTESIQTIFQKIWGYDSFRFPQQQIIETILAAQDALIVVPTGFGKSICFQLPALLKTGLTLVISPLVALMENQVEELLAKKLPVALIHNEIPRQQRKKTLAAIADQTLRLLYLSPETLLSPPLWSKLTLPHVKINALILDEAHCLTQWGDNFRPAYRRLGAVRPALLQSKPAGSQIAIAAFTATANPATRETLTCVLQLEKPQLFLINPYRQNLDLSTKICISPGCRRHQLLNFLTGQPRQSGLIYTRSRRHSENLAAWLQSLHYRTSAYHAGLSPFQRREIEQNWLRGDLTFVVCTSAFGMGINKPDVRWVVHYQPPALLSEYLQEIGRGGRDGGKMQALTLISEPTGWLDNSDKNQQKFFNSQQERQYRQAWQILAQIPLEGKLEAISAEFPDGALILSLLHSLDRLEWLDPFHYRLIYRHNSAKMTFKPRNEIFPYLYTRRCRWHFLLNAFGFQENADNFRCGHCDNCRRNRPLVS